TCGGCTCAGGAGCGCATCCGGGACGCCAGCTCCTTCTGCGACAGGGCGCCCTTCTCCAGCAGCAGCTCCAGCAGCGCGCGGAGGATCTTCGAGCTCTTCTCCTGGTTCACCCGCACCGTGTCCAGCCGCTGCATCTCCTCCGCGGTGAGGCCCGCCGGAGCCGAACCTCCCGACAGGATTTCATCGAGCAGATCCGCGGCGCTCGAACCGCCTCCCGGGGCAGCGGCAGCGGCAGCGGCGTTCGCGGCGGCCTGCGAAGGGGCCACGTCGGCCATCCGCTTCACCACCGTGTTGCCGCTCATGTCGACGACCTTGAACTCGTCCTCATCCCCGGCGGAGGCGGACGAGGTGGGGGCGTCCTGCCGCTGGGACTCGCCGGTGTACCGCGAGCTCATCGCCGGCTCCTGGCCGCGATAGTGGCGCAGGATGGCGGTCTCGATCTCCCGGTCGCTCGCCACCACCACCTGGACACGCGTGCGGCTGCG
The window above is part of the Hyalangium gracile genome. Proteins encoded here:
- a CDS encoding GspE/PulE/PilB domain-containing protein; this translates as MAAPPRNRIGELLVKARVIDELQLRSALARHDQWGGRLSRVITDMGIAKEEVVISAIAQGTGTQRIHLGNITRDAGALAKVDVSLAEQKGVFPVALKDNGKTLVLAMSDPTDLNTVDQVAARSRTRVQVVVASDREIETAILRHYRGQEPAMSSRYTGESQRQDAPTSSASAGDEDEFKVVDMSGNTVVKRMADVAPSQAAANAAAAAAAPGGGSSAADLLDEILSGGSAPAGLTAEEMQRLDTVRVNQEKSSKILRALLELLLEKGALSQKELASRMRS